One bacterium DNA window includes the following coding sequences:
- a CDS encoding tetratricopeptide repeat protein, whose amino-acid sequence MRACMNLFFFAMMITASLWAQLKVAVVPFYNGTMLSKNEWLGHGFCESLNTDLSEEKSVLIMDRPDVLAEIKMNGFKLLDMLDEQKALTVARSLEVDKIIIGSFDIPGGATPSIKVQARFIDVKSGKADTKNAYTAEGKYSMTNIYAMYGQIAARALVSFGKRAADETAITGKGSINVDAYEPYIKGILQYDESSTVEDYLASIALLQQAIKTDSSFAMAYAGMAKAYAKIGRIQDINFKADEKTESYKKALDAGLKAAKLDKNLAVAWTALALTYRELKERDQLIEAARKAVALKPSQYDAYDMLADAFSANFFPAHKNNDSSVFYRKKSVEYNNKFASGYRGLGRDYFDKGDYKNAEEAYQRAITLNPKHAGSRDLLGQVYTIQGQYEEAKQQFREAIKLDAKSAFAHTHLADVLAMEKNYAEAVTSYQSAIAINAKFALAYNGLAWIYIASKDKTLRNPAKAVENAQAAVQHSDSKNASYLYTLSEAHFSAGAHDAALETIGKALALDPHNNDYAEAQSRITKKEKNSDYVFTLRRGMMLMKQGRQDEGVVEFEEANKLSPQNVYILFTLAKYYDSKKEFKKAFEYYYRARSCDWDKKYSKSIQERMNELAPYGN is encoded by the coding sequence ATGCGCGCTTGCATGAATTTGTTTTTTTTCGCCATGATGATTACCGCTTCGCTTTGGGCGCAACTCAAAGTAGCTGTGGTTCCGTTTTACAACGGTACCATGCTTTCCAAAAACGAATGGCTTGGTCATGGATTTTGCGAATCGCTCAACACCGATCTGAGCGAAGAAAAATCTGTCCTGATCATGGATCGCCCCGATGTGCTCGCTGAAATCAAAATGAACGGTTTTAAACTTCTGGACATGCTGGACGAACAGAAAGCCTTGACGGTTGCCCGTTCGCTGGAAGTGGATAAAATCATTATCGGTTCTTTTGACATTCCGGGTGGTGCAACGCCTTCGATCAAAGTGCAGGCGCGTTTCATAGACGTCAAAAGCGGTAAAGCGGATACTAAAAACGCTTACACCGCCGAAGGCAAGTATTCCATGACTAATATTTACGCGATGTACGGGCAGATCGCGGCGCGTGCGCTTGTTAGTTTCGGAAAACGTGCGGCGGATGAAACCGCCATCACCGGTAAAGGTTCGATCAATGTGGACGCTTACGAGCCATACATCAAAGGTATTTTGCAATATGACGAAAGCAGCACGGTCGAAGATTATTTAGCGTCGATTGCTCTATTACAACAAGCTATCAAAACCGACAGCAGCTTTGCCATGGCATACGCCGGCATGGCAAAAGCCTATGCCAAAATCGGCCGTATACAGGATATTAATTTTAAAGCTGATGAAAAAACCGAGAGTTATAAAAAGGCCTTAGATGCCGGTCTCAAAGCCGCCAAGCTTGATAAAAATCTTGCTGTAGCGTGGACGGCTCTCGCTCTCACGTATCGCGAACTGAAAGAACGCGATCAGTTGATCGAAGCGGCCCGCAAAGCCGTCGCACTCAAGCCCAGTCAATATGATGCGTACGATATGCTGGCCGACGCATTCTCTGCCAATTTTTTCCCCGCTCATAAAAATAACGACTCGTCCGTTTTTTATCGCAAAAAAAGCGTAGAGTACAATAATAAATTTGCCTCCGGATACCGCGGACTCGGGCGCGATTATTTCGACAAAGGGGACTACAAAAACGCCGAAGAGGCATACCAACGCGCCATCACACTCAATCCTAAACATGCGGGTTCCCGTGATCTGCTCGGTCAGGTATACACCATACAAGGCCAATACGAAGAAGCTAAACAGCAATTTCGCGAAGCCATAAAACTCGATGCCAAATCCGCTTTTGCTCATACGCATCTTGCCGACGTACTGGCGATGGAAAAAAATTATGCCGAAGCCGTCACTTCCTATCAGTCTGCAATAGCTATCAACGCCAAATTCGCTTTAGCGTACAACGGCTTGGCATGGATTTATATCGCGTCTAAAGATAAAACCTTACGTAATCCGGCCAAAGCCGTAGAAAACGCGCAAGCCGCCGTTCAGCATTCTGACAGCAAAAACGCTTCTTATCTTTACACGTTGTCCGAAGCGCATTTTTCCGCCGGCGCTCATGATGCCGCACTTGAGACTATCGGCAAAGCTCTCGCTCTGGATCCGCATAATAACGACTACGCCGAAGCCCAAAGTCGCATTACCAAAAAAGAAAAAAACAGTGATTATGTTTTTACACTGCGACGGGGTATGATGCTGATGAAACAAGGTCGACAGGACGAAGGTGTCGTCGAATTTGAAGAAGCGAACAAGCTCAGCCCCCAAAACGTCTACATACTTTTTACGTTAGCTAAATACTACGACAGCAAAAAAGAATTCAAAAAAGCGTTCGAATATTATTATCGCGCGCGCAGCTGCGACTGGGATAAAAAATATTCGAAATCCATTCAGGAACGAATGAATGAGCTGGCACCCTACGGAAATTAA
- a CDS encoding nuclear transport factor 2 family protein: MHPNEEIINRFYQAFQKKDFSVMQHSYHNDAVFYDPVFEHLTAAEVRAMWEMLCKRGKDLVLEYRIIHADDQSGSAEWIATYTFSATGRKVVNRIHADFTFRENKIMSHKDTFDLYRWIKQAFGFSGVLLGWTGWMQNKIRSTAKNNLQRFIEKSNPVS; this comes from the coding sequence ATGCACCCCAACGAAGAAATCATAAACCGATTCTACCAAGCATTTCAAAAAAAAGATTTTTCCGTCATGCAACATAGCTACCATAATGACGCTGTTTTTTACGATCCGGTGTTTGAACATCTGACGGCGGCGGAAGTGCGGGCCATGTGGGAAATGCTTTGTAAACGCGGAAAAGATCTGGTCTTGGAATATCGTATTATTCATGCCGACGACCAAAGCGGCTCCGCGGAATGGATTGCAACATATACATTTTCAGCTACCGGGCGAAAAGTGGTCAATCGTATTCACGCCGATTTCACTTTCCGCGAAAATAAAATCATGTCGCACAAAGACACGTTTGATCTTTACCGCTGGATAAAACAAGCATTCGGATTTTCCGGTGTTTTATTAGGTTGGACCGGTTGGATGCAAAATAAAATACGCTCCACCGCAAAAAACAACCTTCAGCGATTCATAGAAAAAAGTAACCCGGTGTCTTAA
- a CDS encoding 3-hydroxyacyl-CoA dehydrogenase — protein MAVQTITVLGSGIMGNGIAHVAAQAGYKTILHDVSLDALNKALNTISKNLDKGIELGKISVQDKEATLSRISVEQHLEAAVAPSDFVIEAVPEKIDLKIKIYTTLDKTCKPETIFATNTSSLSITEIAAVTQRPQKCIGMHFFNPVHKMKLVEIIKALETDEATIKATQDVATAMGKEIVTIKESPGFITSRINALIGNEAFYMLQEGIGSAKDIDTALKLGLNHPMGPFEMVDLVGLDTRLSILEYLHKSLGEKYKPCPLMVQYVKAGRLGRKTGKGVHEYPDVKK, from the coding sequence ATGGCTGTTCAAACGATCACCGTACTCGGATCCGGTATTATGGGAAACGGCATTGCACATGTCGCCGCGCAGGCGGGATATAAAACCATTTTACATGATGTGTCGCTGGACGCATTGAATAAAGCGCTGAATACGATTTCCAAAAACCTGGATAAAGGTATCGAACTGGGAAAAATCTCGGTGCAGGATAAAGAGGCGACGCTCAGCCGTATATCCGTCGAGCAGCATCTTGAAGCCGCCGTCGCGCCTTCGGATTTCGTTATTGAAGCGGTTCCGGAGAAAATTGATTTAAAAATCAAAATTTATACGACGCTGGACAAGACCTGCAAACCGGAAACAATATTTGCAACGAATACGTCTTCGCTCAGCATTACTGAAATAGCGGCCGTGACGCAACGCCCGCAAAAGTGTATCGGGATGCATTTTTTTAATCCGGTGCACAAAATGAAACTGGTCGAAATCATTAAAGCATTGGAAACGGATGAGGCCACCATAAAGGCGACACAAGATGTCGCAACAGCGATGGGTAAAGAAATCGTAACGATCAAAGAGTCGCCTGGATTTATTACCAGCCGTATCAATGCGCTGATCGGAAATGAGGCGTTTTATATGCTACAGGAAGGTATCGGTTCAGCCAAAGATATTGATACCGCATTAAAGCTCGGGCTCAATCATCCGATGGGACCTTTTGAAATGGTCGATTTAGTCGGTTTGGATACGCGGCTTTCGATTTTAGAGTATTTGCATAAATCGCTCGGTGAGAAATACAAACCTTGCCCTTTGATGGTGCAGTATGTCAAAGCAGGACGGCTTGGTCGAAAAACCGGTAAGGGTGTGCACGAATATCCCGATGTGAAAAAGTAA
- a CDS encoding aminotransferase class I/II-fold pyridoxal phosphate-dependent enzyme, producing the protein MAKGLLGSEILKIASDIRAMVAKGQKIGNLTVGDFSPAEFRIPQFMEDAIRRHYAQGQTNYPPSDGMLELRNAIVGFYKTWLDVEYPVKSVLVASGARPLIYSLFRAIVDPGDKVVYPVPTWNNNNFVQMLGAQGVPVHCHEEHAFLPTVDLLKPHLHDARLICLNSPLNPSGTAFSRQELEAICDMILEENKRRTIEDALYLMYDQVYWMLTFGKTEHFNPVHLRPEIAPYTVMVDAVSKAFAATGVRVGWCVGPPDIIERMSAILGHVGAWAPRAEQMATAELLNNKEEIVKYHSVMKVGVQDRLNALYEGLSAMAKDGLPIKTIVPMGAIYLSVQFNFLGRKKPDGTVFTNSEEIRQYLLFESQIGVVPFKAFGYQHDTGWFRLSVGAVSMKDIEEALPRLRRILEKLV; encoded by the coding sequence ATGGCCAAAGGCCTTCTCGGATCGGAGATTCTCAAGATCGCTTCCGACATTCGTGCTATGGTGGCCAAAGGGCAAAAAATCGGAAATCTCACCGTCGGCGATTTCAGTCCGGCGGAATTTCGTATTCCTCAGTTTATGGAAGACGCCATTCGCCGGCATTATGCCCAAGGACAAACCAACTATCCTCCTTCGGACGGTATGCTCGAACTTCGCAACGCAATCGTCGGTTTTTATAAAACATGGCTTGATGTAGAATATCCGGTTAAGTCTGTTCTCGTAGCCAGCGGTGCGCGACCATTGATCTACAGCCTTTTCCGTGCGATCGTGGACCCGGGCGACAAAGTCGTTTACCCTGTTCCGACATGGAATAACAATAATTTCGTTCAAATGCTCGGTGCACAGGGCGTTCCGGTACATTGTCATGAAGAGCATGCGTTTTTACCGACGGTGGATTTGCTGAAACCGCATTTGCACGATGCACGCCTGATATGCCTCAATTCACCGCTCAATCCGTCCGGCACGGCGTTTTCACGTCAGGAACTTGAGGCCATCTGCGACATGATCCTTGAAGAAAATAAACGCCGTACCATCGAAGACGCTTTGTATCTGATGTATGATCAGGTGTATTGGATGTTGACTTTCGGTAAAACAGAGCACTTCAACCCCGTACACCTTCGCCCGGAGATCGCTCCCTACACAGTGATGGTGGATGCGGTTTCCAAAGCGTTTGCCGCTACCGGTGTGCGTGTCGGATGGTGCGTCGGTCCTCCGGATATTATCGAACGTATGTCCGCCATACTCGGCCACGTCGGCGCGTGGGCACCACGTGCGGAACAAATGGCCACCGCTGAACTTCTCAACAATAAAGAAGAAATCGTCAAATACCACAGTGTCATGAAAGTAGGCGTGCAGGATCGGCTCAACGCTTTATACGAAGGCCTTTCCGCAATGGCCAAGGACGGTTTACCCATCAAAACGATCGTACCCATGGGCGCAATTTATCTTTCGGTACAATTCAATTTTCTTGGCCGCAAAAAACCGGACGGAACCGTATTCACCAATAGCGAAGAAATCCGCCAGTACCTTTTATTCGAATCACAAATCGGTGTGGTACCGTTTAAAGCTTTCGGATATCAGCATGATACGGGATGGTTTCGCCTGTCGGTTGGCGCCGTTTCCATGAAAGATATCGAAGAGGCGTTGCCGCGATTGCGTCGTATCTTAGAAAAATTAGTCTGA
- a CDS encoding TlpA family protein disulfide reductase yields the protein MTIKPGLAAPELRISEWIQGTATPLSELRRRVVIIEVFQVNCPGCFLYGLPEILEIAAKHKNEPLTVIGLATAFEDFDINTKDNLQKLLQTGELVGETARVLKEHDWATDNKLRYTIPIPVAMDRLSEGSRLDTVSQIERIIERDITNFDRLSYGEQGRIRESILKYLNERTLVPETFDLYNLSGTPSSIVIDKKGILRHIQFGSTGNLEKIIRPLLTE from the coding sequence ATGACCATCAAACCCGGTCTTGCGGCCCCCGAATTGCGCATTTCCGAATGGATACAGGGTACAGCAACCCCGCTTTCCGAATTACGAAGGCGTGTCGTAATTATCGAAGTATTTCAGGTCAATTGCCCGGGCTGTTTTCTCTACGGTTTACCCGAAATCTTGGAAATCGCAGCTAAACATAAAAACGAACCGCTTACCGTGATCGGTCTGGCAACGGCGTTTGAGGATTTTGACATCAATACCAAAGACAATCTTCAAAAACTTTTACAGACCGGTGAATTGGTCGGTGAAACGGCACGCGTCTTGAAAGAACATGACTGGGCAACCGATAACAAACTGCGTTACACGATTCCGATTCCCGTCGCAATGGATCGCCTGAGTGAAGGTTCACGCTTAGATACGGTTTCACAAATCGAACGCATCATCGAACGCGATATCACCAATTTTGACCGCCTCAGCTACGGGGAACAAGGACGTATCCGCGAATCCATATTGAAGTACTTAAATGAACGCACACTGGTTCCCGAAACATTTGATCTCTACAATCTCAGCGGGACACCCTCCAGTATTGTCATTGATAAAAAAGGCATCCTCCGCCATATCCAATTCGGCTCTACAGGAAATCTGGAAAAAATCATTCGGCCGCTGCTGACTGAATAA
- a CDS encoding retropepsin-like domain-containing protein: MKTIEEAFIHEGYLSIPFSYNGAGHPIIKVTVANGFQTNILLDTGASANLLDLEFAKEIGLNPTPTGEKGGGAGGLTLDVFTIDNLTLEINGKHLQFTDFLSMDFTTIKQSLITNGLEADFHGILGFGFFKKTKCFIDYSSDRIFIQNNFYIE, translated from the coding sequence ATGAAAACCATTGAAGAAGCATTTATCCATGAAGGATACTTAAGTATTCCTTTTTCTTACAATGGCGCCGGACACCCTATTATCAAAGTTACTGTTGCGAATGGTTTTCAAACCAACATTCTGCTTGATACGGGCGCCTCTGCTAATTTACTTGACTTAGAATTCGCAAAAGAAATCGGGCTCAACCCGACACCGACCGGTGAAAAAGGCGGCGGTGCCGGCGGACTCACGCTGGATGTATTCACCATTGATAACCTTACACTAGAAATCAACGGCAAACATCTTCAATTTACCGATTTCCTTTCGATGGATTTTACGACAATAAAACAATCCTTGATAACTAACGGTTTAGAAGCTGATTTTCATGGTATTCTGGGTTTTGGATTTTTTAAGAAAACTAAATGTTTTATAGATTACTCTTCAGATAGAATTTTTATTCAGAACAACTTTTATATCGAATGA